In Humulus lupulus chromosome 6, drHumLupu1.1, whole genome shotgun sequence, a single genomic region encodes these proteins:
- the LOC133783059 gene encoding uncharacterized protein LOC133783059, with translation MASPALLPNNGGCLLSTPFSSFSNISSSATILRSGWRKHPNANMVSHRTRGQAIQVLANPNVSPRKGSKKEVIMVDPLEAKRLAAQQMATIKAKEKFKRQRQIEAINGAWAMIGLTVGLVIEGQTGKPILTQLADYWNSIVHIFVR, from the exons ATGGCGTCCCCAGCTCTGTTACCCAACAATGGTGGCTGCCTTCTCTCGACTCCATTCTCTTCCTTTTCAAATATTAGTAGCTCTGCAACAATCTTGAG GTCGGGATGGAGAAAACACCCAAATGCAAACATGGTTTCCCACAGAACCAGGGGACAAGCAATTCAAGTATTGGCCAATCCCAAT GTGTCTCCGAGGAAGGGATCCAAAAAAGAGGTGATCATGGTTGACCCTTTGGAAGCGAAGCGATTAGCTGCCCAACAGATGGCAACAATAAAAGCTAAAGAGAAGTTCAAG AGGCAGCGCCAAATTGAAGCAATTAATGGAGCATGGGCTATGATTGGCCTTACGGTGGGTTTAGTCATTGAAGGTCAAACTGGAAAGCCTATCCTAACTCAG TTGGCTGATTATTGGAATTCTATTGTCCATATTTTTGTGCGGTAG